A single genomic interval of Oryza sativa Japonica Group chromosome 7, ASM3414082v1 harbors:
- the LOC9270736 gene encoding heterogeneous nuclear ribonucleoprotein Q isoform X1 — MEPTRRCVPGHLATAAAAAAASPFSPPPSLPLPSALMPPKKRRLFTPAPRHAATPPPPPPPPTPAVEPTLPIPPASTPPTPPQPSASTEPSTAPPPAVDDAAARSSSSSSPASAAAARKVRKVVKKVIVKKVVPKGTFAARKAAAAAVAAAAAVSGAAASSEAGGEAPTDEPASDQDGGVGNEQKLDESKPATDCNAVAVVEESVCKEEEEVALVVGKGVEEEEAGMSERRKRMTMEVFVGGLHRDAKEDDVRAVFAKAGEITEVRMIMNPLAGKNKGYCFVRYRHAAQAKKAIAEFGNVKICGKLCRAAVPVGNDRIFLGNINKKWKKEDVIKQLKKIGIENIDSVTLKSDSNNPVCNRGFAFLELETSRDARMAYKKLSQKNAFGKGLNIRVAWAEPLNDPDEKDMQVKSIFVDGIPTSWDHAQLKEIFKKHGKIESVVLSRDMPSAKRRDFAFINYITREAAISCLESFDKEEFSKNGSKVNIKVSLAKPAQQSKQTKEDHKSSITGEGKMKTSKIRYPVQDYTHIYSGEKRPFSTLGDPYYPLRGHSCRRHEGSTYTTAASSYGALPPATAESSLPHYHDSNRYPPHLAFYYGLTGTPISSQVRQSSSRQPAQSYRSRHGKKYDGFCGFAA; from the exons atgGAACCGACGCGCCGTTGCGTCCCCGGCCatctcgccaccgccgccgccgccgccgccgcctcgccgttctccccgccgccgtcgctgccgctgccgtccgCGCTCATGCCCCCCAAGAAGCGCCGCCTCTTCACGCCCGCCcctcgccacgccgccaccccgccaccaccaccacctccccccacccccgccgTCGAGCCCACCCTACCAATCCCCCCCGCCTCgacaccgccgacgccgcctcagccctccgcctccacggagccctcgacggcgccgcctcccgctgtcgacgacgcggcggcgaggtcgtcgtcgtcgtcgtcgccggcgtcggcggcggcggcgcggaaggTTCGGAAAGTGGTTAAGAAGGTCATCGTCAAGAAGGTCGTCCCCAAGGGCACGTTCGCCGCTCggaaggccgcggcggcggcggttgctgctgctgcggcggtcTCCGGAGCAGCAGCATCATCGGAGGCAGGGGGAGAAGCCCCAACCGACGAGCCAGCAAGTGATCAGGACGGCGGAGTTGGGAATGAGCAAAAATTGGATGAATCCAAACCTGCCACGGATTGCAATGCCGTTGCGGTGGTGGAAGAATCGGTGtgtaaggaggaggaggaggtggccttAGTGGTGGGTaagggagtggaggaggaggaggcggggatgTCGGAGCGGCGGAAGAGGATGACCATGGAGGTGTTTGTTGGTGGGCTTCACCGGGACGCCAAGGAGGATGATGTGAGGGCGGTGTTCGCCAAGGCCGGGGAAATCACCGAGGTCCGGATGATAATGAATCCTCTTGCAGGGAAGAACAAGGGGTACTGCTTCGTGCGCTACCGCCACGCCGCGCAGGCGAAGAAGGCCATCGCGGAATTCGGCAATGTGAAG ATTTGTGGGAAGCTCTGTCGAGCTGCAGTTCCAGTTGGGAATGACAGAATTTTTCTTGGAAACATCAACaagaaatggaaaaaagaagat GTCATCAAGCAGCTAAAGAAAATTGGAATTGAGAACATTGATTCTGTAACACTTAAGTCTGATTCAAATAATCCAGTCTGTAATCGTGGTTTTGCATTTCTTGAACTGGAAACTAGTAGAGATGCACGGATGGCATACAAAAAGCTTTCACAGAAAAATGCTTTTGGCAAAGGCCTGAATATAAGAGTTGCATGGGCTGAACCATTGAATGATCCAGATGAGAAAGATATGCag GTTAAATCGATTTTTGTGGATGGGATACCAACGTCCTGGGATCATGCTCAGCTAAAAGAAATCTTCAAGAAACATGGGAAGATTGAAAGTGTGGTTCTGTCACGCGATATGCCGTCAGCTAAAAGGAGGGACTTTGCCTTTATTAATTACATTACTCGTGAGGCTGCAATCTCGTGTCTTGAATCTTTTGACAAGGAAGAGTTCAGTAAGAACGGCTCAAAG GTGAATATTAAAGTTTCATTGGCTAAACCTGCCCAACAGAGCAAGCAGACCAAGGAAGACCATAAATCTAGTATTACTGGGGAAGGCAAAATGAAGACTTCTAAAA TAAGATACCCTGTTCAAGATTATACCCACATTTATTCTGGAGAGAAGCGTCCCTTTTCAACACTG GGTGATCCTTATTATCCATTGAGAGGTCATTCTTGTCGTCGTCATGAGGGTAGCACctatactacagcagcatcaag CTATGGTGCGCTGCCCCCTGCTACTGCTGAATCTTCTCTGCCACATTATCATGACAGCAATAGATATCCTCCACACCTAG CTTTTTATTATGGACTAACAGGAACACCAATCAGTAGTCAG GTGAGGCAATCAAGTTCTCGCCAACCAGCGCAGTCCTATCGAAGCAGGCATGGCAAAAAAT ATGATGGTTTTTGTGGATTCGCTGCGTGA
- the LOC9270736 gene encoding heterogeneous nuclear ribonucleoprotein Q isoform X2, with translation MEPTRRCVPGHLATAAAAAAASPFSPPPSLPLPSALMPPKKRRLFTPAPRHAATPPPPPPPPTPAVEPTLPIPPASTPPTPPQPSASTEPSTAPPPAVDDAAARSSSSSSPASAAAARKVRKVVKKVIVKKVVPKGTFAARKAAAAAVAAAAAVSGAAASSEAGGEAPTDEPASDQDGGVGNEQKLDESKPATDCNAVAVVEESVCKEEEEVALVVGKGVEEEEAGMSERRKRMTMEVFVGGLHRDAKEDDVRAVFAKAGEITEVRMIMNPLAGKNKGYCFVRYRHAAQAKKAIAEFGNVKICGKLCRAAVPVGNDRIFLGNINKKWKKEDVIKQLKKIGIENIDSVTLKSDSNNPVCNRGFAFLELETSRDARMAYKKLSQKNAFGKGLNIRVAWAEPLNDPDEKDMQVKSIFVDGIPTSWDHAQLKEIFKKHGKIESVVLSRDMPSAKRRDFAFINYITREAAISCLESFDKEEFSKNGSKVNIKVSLAKPAQQSKQTKEDHKSSITGEGKMKTSKIRYPVQDYTHIYSGEKRPFSTLGDPYYPLRGHSCRRHEGSTYTTAASSYGALPPATAESSLPHYHDSNRYPPHLAFYYGLTGTPISSQVRQSSSRQPAQSYRSRHGKKSG, from the exons atgGAACCGACGCGCCGTTGCGTCCCCGGCCatctcgccaccgccgccgccgccgccgccgcctcgccgttctccccgccgccgtcgctgccgctgccgtccgCGCTCATGCCCCCCAAGAAGCGCCGCCTCTTCACGCCCGCCcctcgccacgccgccaccccgccaccaccaccacctccccccacccccgccgTCGAGCCCACCCTACCAATCCCCCCCGCCTCgacaccgccgacgccgcctcagccctccgcctccacggagccctcgacggcgccgcctcccgctgtcgacgacgcggcggcgaggtcgtcgtcgtcgtcgtcgccggcgtcggcggcggcggcgcggaaggTTCGGAAAGTGGTTAAGAAGGTCATCGTCAAGAAGGTCGTCCCCAAGGGCACGTTCGCCGCTCggaaggccgcggcggcggcggttgctgctgctgcggcggtcTCCGGAGCAGCAGCATCATCGGAGGCAGGGGGAGAAGCCCCAACCGACGAGCCAGCAAGTGATCAGGACGGCGGAGTTGGGAATGAGCAAAAATTGGATGAATCCAAACCTGCCACGGATTGCAATGCCGTTGCGGTGGTGGAAGAATCGGTGtgtaaggaggaggaggaggtggccttAGTGGTGGGTaagggagtggaggaggaggaggcggggatgTCGGAGCGGCGGAAGAGGATGACCATGGAGGTGTTTGTTGGTGGGCTTCACCGGGACGCCAAGGAGGATGATGTGAGGGCGGTGTTCGCCAAGGCCGGGGAAATCACCGAGGTCCGGATGATAATGAATCCTCTTGCAGGGAAGAACAAGGGGTACTGCTTCGTGCGCTACCGCCACGCCGCGCAGGCGAAGAAGGCCATCGCGGAATTCGGCAATGTGAAG ATTTGTGGGAAGCTCTGTCGAGCTGCAGTTCCAGTTGGGAATGACAGAATTTTTCTTGGAAACATCAACaagaaatggaaaaaagaagat GTCATCAAGCAGCTAAAGAAAATTGGAATTGAGAACATTGATTCTGTAACACTTAAGTCTGATTCAAATAATCCAGTCTGTAATCGTGGTTTTGCATTTCTTGAACTGGAAACTAGTAGAGATGCACGGATGGCATACAAAAAGCTTTCACAGAAAAATGCTTTTGGCAAAGGCCTGAATATAAGAGTTGCATGGGCTGAACCATTGAATGATCCAGATGAGAAAGATATGCag GTTAAATCGATTTTTGTGGATGGGATACCAACGTCCTGGGATCATGCTCAGCTAAAAGAAATCTTCAAGAAACATGGGAAGATTGAAAGTGTGGTTCTGTCACGCGATATGCCGTCAGCTAAAAGGAGGGACTTTGCCTTTATTAATTACATTACTCGTGAGGCTGCAATCTCGTGTCTTGAATCTTTTGACAAGGAAGAGTTCAGTAAGAACGGCTCAAAG GTGAATATTAAAGTTTCATTGGCTAAACCTGCCCAACAGAGCAAGCAGACCAAGGAAGACCATAAATCTAGTATTACTGGGGAAGGCAAAATGAAGACTTCTAAAA TAAGATACCCTGTTCAAGATTATACCCACATTTATTCTGGAGAGAAGCGTCCCTTTTCAACACTG GGTGATCCTTATTATCCATTGAGAGGTCATTCTTGTCGTCGTCATGAGGGTAGCACctatactacagcagcatcaag CTATGGTGCGCTGCCCCCTGCTACTGCTGAATCTTCTCTGCCACATTATCATGACAGCAATAGATATCCTCCACACCTAG CTTTTTATTATGGACTAACAGGAACACCAATCAGTAGTCAG GTGAGGCAATCAAGTTCTCGCCAACCAGCGCAGTCCTATCGAAGCAGGCATGGCAAAAAAT CAGGTTGA
- the LOC9270736 gene encoding heterogeneous nuclear ribonucleoprotein Q isoform X3, with protein sequence MEPTRRCVPGHLATAAAAAAASPFSPPPSLPLPSALMPPKKRRLFTPAPRHAATPPPPPPPPTPAVEPTLPIPPASTPPTPPQPSASTEPSTAPPPAVDDAAARSSSSSSPASAAAARKVRKVVKKVIVKKVVPKGTFAARKAAAAAVAAAAAVSGAAASSEAGGEAPTDEPASDQDGGVGNEQKLDESKPATDCNAVAVVEESVCKEEEEVALVVGKGVEEEEAGMSERRKRMTMEVFVGGLHRDAKEDDVRAVFAKAGEITEVRMIMNPLAGKNKGYCFVRYRHAAQAKKAIAEFGNVKICGKLCRAAVPVGNDRIFLGNINKKWKKEDVIKQLKKIGIENIDSVTLKSDSNNPVCNRGFAFLELETSRDARMAYKKLSQKNAFGKGLNIRVAWAEPLNDPDEKDMQVKSIFVDGIPTSWDHAQLKEIFKKHGKIESVVLSRDMPSAKRRDFAFINYITREAAISCLESFDKEEFSKNGSKVNIKVSLAKPAQQSKQTKEDHKSSITGEGKMKTSKIRYPVQDYTHIYSGEKRPFSTLGDPYYPLRGHSCRRHEGSTYTTAASSYGALPPATAESSLPHYHDSNRYPPHLAFYYGLTGTPISSQVRQSSSRQPAQSYRSRHGKKC encoded by the exons atgGAACCGACGCGCCGTTGCGTCCCCGGCCatctcgccaccgccgccgccgccgccgccgcctcgccgttctccccgccgccgtcgctgccgctgccgtccgCGCTCATGCCCCCCAAGAAGCGCCGCCTCTTCACGCCCGCCcctcgccacgccgccaccccgccaccaccaccacctccccccacccccgccgTCGAGCCCACCCTACCAATCCCCCCCGCCTCgacaccgccgacgccgcctcagccctccgcctccacggagccctcgacggcgccgcctcccgctgtcgacgacgcggcggcgaggtcgtcgtcgtcgtcgtcgccggcgtcggcggcggcggcgcggaaggTTCGGAAAGTGGTTAAGAAGGTCATCGTCAAGAAGGTCGTCCCCAAGGGCACGTTCGCCGCTCggaaggccgcggcggcggcggttgctgctgctgcggcggtcTCCGGAGCAGCAGCATCATCGGAGGCAGGGGGAGAAGCCCCAACCGACGAGCCAGCAAGTGATCAGGACGGCGGAGTTGGGAATGAGCAAAAATTGGATGAATCCAAACCTGCCACGGATTGCAATGCCGTTGCGGTGGTGGAAGAATCGGTGtgtaaggaggaggaggaggtggccttAGTGGTGGGTaagggagtggaggaggaggaggcggggatgTCGGAGCGGCGGAAGAGGATGACCATGGAGGTGTTTGTTGGTGGGCTTCACCGGGACGCCAAGGAGGATGATGTGAGGGCGGTGTTCGCCAAGGCCGGGGAAATCACCGAGGTCCGGATGATAATGAATCCTCTTGCAGGGAAGAACAAGGGGTACTGCTTCGTGCGCTACCGCCACGCCGCGCAGGCGAAGAAGGCCATCGCGGAATTCGGCAATGTGAAG ATTTGTGGGAAGCTCTGTCGAGCTGCAGTTCCAGTTGGGAATGACAGAATTTTTCTTGGAAACATCAACaagaaatggaaaaaagaagat GTCATCAAGCAGCTAAAGAAAATTGGAATTGAGAACATTGATTCTGTAACACTTAAGTCTGATTCAAATAATCCAGTCTGTAATCGTGGTTTTGCATTTCTTGAACTGGAAACTAGTAGAGATGCACGGATGGCATACAAAAAGCTTTCACAGAAAAATGCTTTTGGCAAAGGCCTGAATATAAGAGTTGCATGGGCTGAACCATTGAATGATCCAGATGAGAAAGATATGCag GTTAAATCGATTTTTGTGGATGGGATACCAACGTCCTGGGATCATGCTCAGCTAAAAGAAATCTTCAAGAAACATGGGAAGATTGAAAGTGTGGTTCTGTCACGCGATATGCCGTCAGCTAAAAGGAGGGACTTTGCCTTTATTAATTACATTACTCGTGAGGCTGCAATCTCGTGTCTTGAATCTTTTGACAAGGAAGAGTTCAGTAAGAACGGCTCAAAG GTGAATATTAAAGTTTCATTGGCTAAACCTGCCCAACAGAGCAAGCAGACCAAGGAAGACCATAAATCTAGTATTACTGGGGAAGGCAAAATGAAGACTTCTAAAA TAAGATACCCTGTTCAAGATTATACCCACATTTATTCTGGAGAGAAGCGTCCCTTTTCAACACTG GGTGATCCTTATTATCCATTGAGAGGTCATTCTTGTCGTCGTCATGAGGGTAGCACctatactacagcagcatcaag CTATGGTGCGCTGCCCCCTGCTACTGCTGAATCTTCTCTGCCACATTATCATGACAGCAATAGATATCCTCCACACCTAG CTTTTTATTATGGACTAACAGGAACACCAATCAGTAGTCAG GTGAGGCAATCAAGTTCTCGCCAACCAGCGCAGTCCTATCGAAGCAGGCATGGCAAAAAAT GTTGA
- the LOC4342563 gene encoding large ribosomal subunit protein uL4z, translated as MATQTRPLVSVKALEGDMATDNSSSLALAEVFRAPLRPDVVRFVHRLLSCNKRQPYAVSRRAGHQTSAESWGTGRAVSRIPRVPGGGTHRAGQGAFGNMCRGGRMFAPTKTWRKWHRRVNVHLRRVAVASALAATSVPSLVLARGHRIETVPELPLVISDSAESIEKTSQAIKILKQVGAYADAEKAKDSVGIRPGKGKMRNRRYINRKGPLIVYGTEGSKIVKAFRNLPGVDVANVERLNLLDLAPGGHLGRFVIWTESAFKKLEEVYGTFEAPSLKKKGFILPRPKMANADLGRIINSDEVQSVVKPLNKEVKRREKRKNPLKNVAAVLKLNPYFGTARKMATLAEAARIKARKEKLDSKRTKLSPEEAAKVKAAGKAWYKTMISDSDYAEFDNFSKWLGVTQ; from the exons atggccacccaAACCCGCCCCCTCGTCTCCGTCAAGGCCCTGGAGGGCGACATGGCCACCGACAACAGCAgcagcctcgccctcgccgaggtgttccgcgcgccgctccgcccCGACGTGGTCCGCTTCGTCCACAGGCTGCTCTCCTGCAACAAGCGCCAGCCCTACGCCGTGTcccgccgcgccggccaccaGACCTCGGCGGAGTCGTGGGGCACGGGGCGCGCCGTGTCGCGTATCCCCCGCGTCCCCGGCGGCGGGACGCACCGCGCCGGGCAGGGAGCCTTCGGCAACATGTGCCGCGGCGGGCGCATGTTCGCGCCGACCAAGACATGGCGCAAGTGGCACCGCCGCGTCAACGtccacctccgccgcgtcgccgtcgcctccgccctcgccgccacctccgtccCGTCCCTCGTCCTCGCCCGCGGCCACCGCATCGAGACCGTCCCCGAGCTCCCCCTCGTCATTTCCGACTCCGCCGAGTCCATCGAGAAGACCTCCCAGGCCATCAAGATCCTGAAGCAGGTCGGCGCCTACGCCGACGCCGAGAAGGCCAAGGACTCCGTCGGCATCCGCCCCGGCAAGGGTAAGATGCGCAACCGCCGCTACATCAACCGCAAGGGCCCCCTCATCGTCTACGGCACCGAGGGATCCAAGATCGTCAAGGCCTTCCGCAACCTCCCCGGCGTGGATGTCGCCAACGTCGAGCGCCTCAACCTGCTCGACCTCGCACCCGGTGGTCACCTCGGGCGCTTCGTGATCTGGACCGAGAGCGCCTTCAAGAAGCTTGAGGAGGTGTATGGCACCTTCGAGGCGCCGTCGCTGAAGAAGAAGGGGTTCATCCTGCCGAGGCCCAAGATGGCCAATGCTGATCTTGGCAGGATCATCAACTCTGATGAGGTGCAGTCTGTGGTGAAGCCGCTCAACAAGGAGGTCAAGCgcagggagaagaggaagaacccGCTCAAGAATGTCGCCGCTGTGCTCAAGCTCAACCCCTACTTCGGCACTGCACGCAAGATGGCCACCCTTGCTGAGGCTGCCCGCATCAAGGCCAGGAAGGAGAAGCTTGACTCCAAGAGGACCAAGCTTAGCCCG GAGGAGGCTGCTAAGGTTAAGGCTGCAGGAAAGGCATGGTACAAGACCATGATCTCAGACAGTGACTATGCTGAGTTCGACAACTTCTCGAAGTGGCTCGGAGTGACGCAGTGA